In Legionella spiritensis, the following proteins share a genomic window:
- a CDS encoding FAD-binding oxidoreductase has protein sequence MPQTNQWSTSQIKQCEQQIGQAMLSDEHSLFSYGQDFGKLVSEKPHAVCVPETVNTLQKLLRFANQQVLPVAVRGNGLSQCGQSLPVAGGLTIHLERFNRILQKDKDCIWVEANASWADLLAVSLQTLQAPYVVPYNCNLSVGGVLSAGGVGASSFKYGSVVSHIKALEVITADGEKQEVDETSELFRACLAGQGRFGVISKACVGLRPCKKMVRTYFLVYLDKEQWYCDLQKLKKHADGIEAFCTPAIQGAKQTDKGRIPFAQWLYALHLSIEYDERPPELNDLDEPLRPWKILHKQDETIDSYFHRHDPRFAAMKLIGQWELQHPWYECFIPANVLFNDLEDILQTLPVHYANVVQVVPLADFHEGRDGFLMVPAASEIFAVMILNPGVHPALLPACLAVMKTLDSRFLSAGGKRYLSGFLGEEISDEYWRNHYGSSYQKLKKLKEKYDPNQIFRSHLHPF, from the coding sequence ATGCCGCAAACGAACCAGTGGAGTACGTCTCAGATCAAGCAGTGTGAACAGCAAATTGGACAAGCGATGCTCAGCGATGAGCATTCGCTTTTTTCTTATGGCCAGGATTTTGGTAAACTCGTTTCAGAAAAACCTCATGCGGTATGCGTTCCCGAAACCGTGAATACTCTGCAAAAACTTCTTCGCTTTGCCAATCAACAGGTATTACCGGTTGCTGTCAGGGGAAATGGTTTAAGTCAATGCGGCCAATCTCTGCCGGTGGCAGGCGGGCTGACCATTCACCTGGAACGGTTCAATCGGATTTTACAGAAGGATAAGGATTGCATCTGGGTTGAAGCCAATGCAAGCTGGGCTGATTTGTTGGCCGTTTCCCTGCAAACCCTGCAGGCGCCTTATGTTGTTCCCTACAATTGTAACCTTTCGGTTGGCGGTGTCCTCTCGGCTGGCGGGGTTGGCGCTTCATCATTTAAATACGGGAGCGTTGTGTCGCATATCAAGGCGTTGGAAGTGATCACCGCCGATGGGGAAAAACAGGAGGTGGATGAGACCTCGGAATTATTCCGGGCCTGTCTTGCCGGGCAGGGGCGGTTCGGAGTGATCAGCAAAGCCTGTGTCGGATTACGGCCGTGTAAAAAAATGGTACGTACGTATTTTCTTGTTTACCTGGACAAAGAGCAGTGGTACTGCGACCTGCAAAAATTAAAAAAACATGCCGATGGCATAGAAGCTTTTTGTACTCCGGCAATACAAGGCGCAAAACAGACCGACAAGGGACGGATTCCTTTTGCACAGTGGTTATACGCGCTGCATTTATCCATAGAGTACGATGAGCGGCCTCCTGAGCTGAACGACTTGGATGAGCCGCTTCGTCCCTGGAAGATTCTTCATAAGCAGGATGAAACCATAGACTCCTATTTTCATCGCCATGATCCTCGTTTCGCAGCCATGAAACTTATTGGCCAGTGGGAACTGCAGCATCCCTGGTACGAATGTTTTATACCGGCTAATGTATTGTTTAATGATCTTGAGGATATTTTGCAGACGTTGCCGGTTCATTACGCGAATGTGGTGCAAGTGGTTCCATTAGCTGATTTTCACGAGGGAAGAGACGGTTTTTTGATGGTGCCGGCCGCGAGTGAGATTTTTGCCGTCATGATTTTAAATCCCGGAGTTCATCCGGCGTTGTTACCGGCTTGCCTTGCGGTTATGAAGACCCTGGATAGTCGTTTTTTAAGCGCCGGAGGGAAACGTTATCTGTCAGGATTTCTTGGTGAGGAGATCTCGGAC